From Pelmatolapia mariae isolate MD_Pm_ZW linkage group LG1, Pm_UMD_F_2, whole genome shotgun sequence, one genomic window encodes:
- the wdr76 gene encoding WD repeat-containing protein 76 isoform X2 yields MATLRTKREAVVLVKEITPENLEATVRRSSRNGLAPKRLQYSPEHETPKKKRKTKAVAENGSQNKQPKDEEDAENSDVEHAPEGYGRLSAYELERLENIRQNQAFLSSINLFQATEEFKQLTRPKPSQRGLTRAHAAVKEVVPPRKSLRLQKKEAEVLELPPEPRGTLIYEQSSPAKKPSGPLPMDPVNVEEGSKLPPQLLELCSEDVKEDKKIQLDLKGYRSSLKNMKVNEDKVAKVVKDRIFSATFHPCTSSLLLAAGDKWGKVGLWKLGGDWGDDGVLLFEPHTRPVGCMAFSKSHPTQLLSLSYDGSLRCMDVEKAVFDDVYDIEDGLKTFDFMSHDCSTLVVGNWYGEVAIVDRRTPGNSHESLHTLDPKTLRCVNVHPLQKEYFVVAESKVVSIYDSRNLKKTKNQAVSQLHGHSLSVSSAYFSPCTGNRVLTSCMDNNIRIYDTSTLTTKSPLLTTIRHDMQTGRWLTKLSAVWDPKQEDCFVVGSMMKPRRVQVFHESGQLQHSFMDSENLSTVLSVTAFHPTRNALLGGNASGRLHVFSD; encoded by the exons ATGGCGACTCTCCGAACAAAGCGCGAAGCTGTTGTGCTTGTGAAG GAAATTACCCCTGAGAATCTCGAGGCGACAGTGCGACGATCATCTAGAAACGGTCTTGCACCTAAACGCCTCCAGTACTCTCCCGAACATGAAACTCCCAAGAAAAAAAGG AAAACAAAAGCTGTCGCTGAAAATGGCAGTCAGAATAAGCAACCAAAAGATGAGGAGGATGCTGAAAACAGTGACGTGGAGCATGCACCT GAAGGGTATGGGAGACTTTCTGCCTATGAACTGGAGCGCCTGGAGAACATCAGACAGAACCAAGCTTTTCTGTCTTCTATCAACTTATTCCAG gCCACTGAGGAGTTCAAGCAGCTGACTCGACCAAAGCCATCACAGAGAGGTCTCACACG GGCAcatgctgctgtaaaagaagTCGTGCCACCTCGCAAATCACTGCGActccaaaaaaaagaagccgAGGTCCTGGAGCTTCCTCCTGAACCGAGAGGGACACTTATTTATGAACAG TCTTCACCAGCAAAGAAGCCCTCTGGCCCTTTGCCCATGGATCCAGTGAATGTGGAAGAAGGAAGCAAGCTGCCTCCACAACTTCTTGAGCTCTGCTCTGAG gatgtaaaagaagataaaaagatACAGCTTGACCTAAAAGG GTACCGTTCGTCTCTGAAGAATATGAAGGTAAATGAGGACAAAGTGGCCAAAGTAGTGAAGGATCGCATCTTCTCTGCAACCTTCCACCCCTGCACCAGCAGCCTGTTGCTGGCTGCGGGCGACAAGTGGGGGAAAGTGGGACTCTGGAAGTTG GGAGGTGACTGGGGTGATGATGGTGTCCTGCTCTTTGAGCCCCACACCCGTCCAGTGGGCTGCATGGCATTCTCCAAGTCTCATCCCACACAACTGCTGAGCCTCAGCTACGATGGATCCCTTCGCTGCATGGACGTAGAGAAGGCTGTTTTTGATGAT GTGTATGATATTGAAGATGGCCTGAAAACGTTTGACTTCATGTCACATGACTGTTCGACACTAGTGGTCGGGAACTGGTATGGAGAGGTTGCCATTGTTGACAGGCGCACCCCAGG AAACTCCCATGAATCCCTCCACACACTGGACCCCAAGACATTGCGTTGTGTTAACGTCCACCCTTTACAGAAGGAGTACTTTGTGGTGGCTGAAAGCAA ggtAGTTAGTATTTATGACAGTCGAAACCTGAAGAAGACCAAAAACCAGGCAGTGTCCCAGCTGCATGGTCACTCTTTAAGCGTATCCAGTGCTTATTTCTCCCCTTGTACTGGAAACAGGGTTCTTACTTCCTGTATGGATAACAATATAAG gATATATGACACATCTACACTGACTACTAAATCTCCCTTGCTGACAACCATCAG ACATGACATGCAAACAGGTCGCTGGCTGACCAAACTATCAGCTGTGTGGGACCCCAAACAGGAAGACTGCTTTGTGGTGGGGAGCATGATGAAGCCTAGGAGGGTGCAGGTGTTCCATGAAAGCGGTCAACTCCAACATTCCTTCATGGACAGCGAGAATCTCAGCACAGTCCTCTCTGTCACTGCTTTCCATCCTACAAGGAATGCCTTGCTGGGTGGAAATGCGTCGGGACGCCTTCACGTCTTTTCTGACTAA
- the wdr76 gene encoding WD repeat-containing protein 76 isoform X3 codes for MSALMSLTKLLTRDTLQEITPENLEATVRRSSRNGLAPKRLQYSPEHETPKKKRKTKAVAENGSQNKQPKDEEDAENSDVEHAPEGYGRLSAYELERLENIRQNQAFLSSINLFQATEEFKQLTRPKPSQRGLTRAHAAVKEVVPPRKSLRLQKKEAEVLELPPEPRGTLIYEQSSPAKKPSGPLPMDPVNVEEGSKLPPQLLELCSEDVKEDKKIQLDLKGYRSSLKNMKVNEDKVAKVVKDRIFSATFHPCTSSLLLAAGDKWGKVGLWKLGGDWGDDGVLLFEPHTRPVGCMAFSKSHPTQLLSLSYDGSLRCMDVEKAVFDDVYDIEDGLKTFDFMSHDCSTLVVGNWYGEVAIVDRRTPGNSHESLHTLDPKTLRCVNVHPLQKEYFVVAESKIYDTSTLTTKSPLLTTIRHDMQTGRWLTKLSAVWDPKQEDCFVVGSMMKPRRVQVFHESGQLQHSFMDSENLSTVLSVTAFHPTRNALLGGNASGRLHVFSD; via the exons ATGAGTGCCTTAATGTCTCTGACTAAATTGTTAACGAGGGACACCTTGCAGGAAATTACCCCTGAGAATCTCGAGGCGACAGTGCGACGATCATCTAGAAACGGTCTTGCACCTAAACGCCTCCAGTACTCTCCCGAACATGAAACTCCCAAGAAAAAAAGG AAAACAAAAGCTGTCGCTGAAAATGGCAGTCAGAATAAGCAACCAAAAGATGAGGAGGATGCTGAAAACAGTGACGTGGAGCATGCACCT GAAGGGTATGGGAGACTTTCTGCCTATGAACTGGAGCGCCTGGAGAACATCAGACAGAACCAAGCTTTTCTGTCTTCTATCAACTTATTCCAG gCCACTGAGGAGTTCAAGCAGCTGACTCGACCAAAGCCATCACAGAGAGGTCTCACACG GGCAcatgctgctgtaaaagaagTCGTGCCACCTCGCAAATCACTGCGActccaaaaaaaagaagccgAGGTCCTGGAGCTTCCTCCTGAACCGAGAGGGACACTTATTTATGAACAG TCTTCACCAGCAAAGAAGCCCTCTGGCCCTTTGCCCATGGATCCAGTGAATGTGGAAGAAGGAAGCAAGCTGCCTCCACAACTTCTTGAGCTCTGCTCTGAG gatgtaaaagaagataaaaagatACAGCTTGACCTAAAAGG GTACCGTTCGTCTCTGAAGAATATGAAGGTAAATGAGGACAAAGTGGCCAAAGTAGTGAAGGATCGCATCTTCTCTGCAACCTTCCACCCCTGCACCAGCAGCCTGTTGCTGGCTGCGGGCGACAAGTGGGGGAAAGTGGGACTCTGGAAGTTG GGAGGTGACTGGGGTGATGATGGTGTCCTGCTCTTTGAGCCCCACACCCGTCCAGTGGGCTGCATGGCATTCTCCAAGTCTCATCCCACACAACTGCTGAGCCTCAGCTACGATGGATCCCTTCGCTGCATGGACGTAGAGAAGGCTGTTTTTGATGAT GTGTATGATATTGAAGATGGCCTGAAAACGTTTGACTTCATGTCACATGACTGTTCGACACTAGTGGTCGGGAACTGGTATGGAGAGGTTGCCATTGTTGACAGGCGCACCCCAGG AAACTCCCATGAATCCCTCCACACACTGGACCCCAAGACATTGCGTTGTGTTAACGTCCACCCTTTACAGAAGGAGTACTTTGTGGTGGCTGAAAGCAA gATATATGACACATCTACACTGACTACTAAATCTCCCTTGCTGACAACCATCAG ACATGACATGCAAACAGGTCGCTGGCTGACCAAACTATCAGCTGTGTGGGACCCCAAACAGGAAGACTGCTTTGTGGTGGGGAGCATGATGAAGCCTAGGAGGGTGCAGGTGTTCCATGAAAGCGGTCAACTCCAACATTCCTTCATGGACAGCGAGAATCTCAGCACAGTCCTCTCTGTCACTGCTTTCCATCCTACAAGGAATGCCTTGCTGGGTGGAAATGCGTCGGGACGCCTTCACGTCTTTTCTGACTAA
- the wdr76 gene encoding WD repeat-containing protein 76 isoform X1, protein MSALMSLTKLLTRDTLQEITPENLEATVRRSSRNGLAPKRLQYSPEHETPKKKRKTKAVAENGSQNKQPKDEEDAENSDVEHAPEGYGRLSAYELERLENIRQNQAFLSSINLFQATEEFKQLTRPKPSQRGLTRAHAAVKEVVPPRKSLRLQKKEAEVLELPPEPRGTLIYEQSSPAKKPSGPLPMDPVNVEEGSKLPPQLLELCSEDVKEDKKIQLDLKGYRSSLKNMKVNEDKVAKVVKDRIFSATFHPCTSSLLLAAGDKWGKVGLWKLGGDWGDDGVLLFEPHTRPVGCMAFSKSHPTQLLSLSYDGSLRCMDVEKAVFDDVYDIEDGLKTFDFMSHDCSTLVVGNWYGEVAIVDRRTPGNSHESLHTLDPKTLRCVNVHPLQKEYFVVAESKVVSIYDSRNLKKTKNQAVSQLHGHSLSVSSAYFSPCTGNRVLTSCMDNNIRIYDTSTLTTKSPLLTTIRHDMQTGRWLTKLSAVWDPKQEDCFVVGSMMKPRRVQVFHESGQLQHSFMDSENLSTVLSVTAFHPTRNALLGGNASGRLHVFSD, encoded by the exons ATGAGTGCCTTAATGTCTCTGACTAAATTGTTAACGAGGGACACCTTGCAGGAAATTACCCCTGAGAATCTCGAGGCGACAGTGCGACGATCATCTAGAAACGGTCTTGCACCTAAACGCCTCCAGTACTCTCCCGAACATGAAACTCCCAAGAAAAAAAGG AAAACAAAAGCTGTCGCTGAAAATGGCAGTCAGAATAAGCAACCAAAAGATGAGGAGGATGCTGAAAACAGTGACGTGGAGCATGCACCT GAAGGGTATGGGAGACTTTCTGCCTATGAACTGGAGCGCCTGGAGAACATCAGACAGAACCAAGCTTTTCTGTCTTCTATCAACTTATTCCAG gCCACTGAGGAGTTCAAGCAGCTGACTCGACCAAAGCCATCACAGAGAGGTCTCACACG GGCAcatgctgctgtaaaagaagTCGTGCCACCTCGCAAATCACTGCGActccaaaaaaaagaagccgAGGTCCTGGAGCTTCCTCCTGAACCGAGAGGGACACTTATTTATGAACAG TCTTCACCAGCAAAGAAGCCCTCTGGCCCTTTGCCCATGGATCCAGTGAATGTGGAAGAAGGAAGCAAGCTGCCTCCACAACTTCTTGAGCTCTGCTCTGAG gatgtaaaagaagataaaaagatACAGCTTGACCTAAAAGG GTACCGTTCGTCTCTGAAGAATATGAAGGTAAATGAGGACAAAGTGGCCAAAGTAGTGAAGGATCGCATCTTCTCTGCAACCTTCCACCCCTGCACCAGCAGCCTGTTGCTGGCTGCGGGCGACAAGTGGGGGAAAGTGGGACTCTGGAAGTTG GGAGGTGACTGGGGTGATGATGGTGTCCTGCTCTTTGAGCCCCACACCCGTCCAGTGGGCTGCATGGCATTCTCCAAGTCTCATCCCACACAACTGCTGAGCCTCAGCTACGATGGATCCCTTCGCTGCATGGACGTAGAGAAGGCTGTTTTTGATGAT GTGTATGATATTGAAGATGGCCTGAAAACGTTTGACTTCATGTCACATGACTGTTCGACACTAGTGGTCGGGAACTGGTATGGAGAGGTTGCCATTGTTGACAGGCGCACCCCAGG AAACTCCCATGAATCCCTCCACACACTGGACCCCAAGACATTGCGTTGTGTTAACGTCCACCCTTTACAGAAGGAGTACTTTGTGGTGGCTGAAAGCAA ggtAGTTAGTATTTATGACAGTCGAAACCTGAAGAAGACCAAAAACCAGGCAGTGTCCCAGCTGCATGGTCACTCTTTAAGCGTATCCAGTGCTTATTTCTCCCCTTGTACTGGAAACAGGGTTCTTACTTCCTGTATGGATAACAATATAAG gATATATGACACATCTACACTGACTACTAAATCTCCCTTGCTGACAACCATCAG ACATGACATGCAAACAGGTCGCTGGCTGACCAAACTATCAGCTGTGTGGGACCCCAAACAGGAAGACTGCTTTGTGGTGGGGAGCATGATGAAGCCTAGGAGGGTGCAGGTGTTCCATGAAAGCGGTCAACTCCAACATTCCTTCATGGACAGCGAGAATCTCAGCACAGTCCTCTCTGTCACTGCTTTCCATCCTACAAGGAATGCCTTGCTGGGTGGAAATGCGTCGGGACGCCTTCACGTCTTTTCTGACTAA